A single window of Fischerella sp. PCC 9605 DNA harbors:
- a CDS encoding helix-turn-helix domain-containing protein yields MAGGESQTPVSLSDRELQIIDLVAAGLTNQEIAAKLEISKRTVDNHISNILTKTGTDNRVALVRWALHWGKVCLNDVNCCPLPNPNNELTDY; encoded by the coding sequence ATGGCTGGTGGCGAGTCTCAGACCCCTGTAAGTCTGTCAGACAGAGAACTGCAAATTATCGACTTAGTGGCCGCTGGCTTAACTAATCAAGAAATTGCAGCTAAACTTGAAATTAGTAAGCGTACAGTTGATAACCATATCAGCAACATTCTCACCAAAACGGGTACAGACAATCGAGTAGCTCTTGTCCGCTGGGCATTGCACTGGGGCAAAGTCTGCTTGAACGATGTCAATTGCTGTCCTCTGCCCAACCCAAACAATGAATTAACAGATTACTAG